From Verrucomicrobiota bacterium, one genomic window encodes:
- the nrfD gene encoding NrfD/PsrC family molybdoenzyme membrane anchor subunit produces the protein MNSISWLPLLANANLIEGYVYPNEQNLLWSVLIVVYPYITGLVAGAFIMASLVRVFKVSALEPVYRMSLLISFSFLLVAPLPLLFHLGHPERCLEVMMTPHVSSPMAMFGFVYAWYIMAVLLLELWFDYRRDFVIWGKSTPGFQGFMYRLFTLGVNDLSPAALHLDETMGRAITIIGIPSAFLLHGYVGFIFGSIKANPWWGNVLMPVIFIFSAIVSGIALCVALYVVLTRLRGRKLDDACLDEMGKFLFYALLFDFAIETLDWVHRLYSAEESIHVLKQLASGKLFYTLLIGQACLGTLLPFLLLGSTQLFRARIPMAVRRVFYFVSSLLIVCGVLAMRWNVVIGGQLFSKSLRGFTTYKMELGGQEGWLMAAALVLLPFGILAVMLKLFLFNRGSEPETAPANSTAHP, from the coding sequence ATGAATTCCATCTCATGGCTCCCGTTGCTGGCCAACGCCAACCTGATCGAAGGTTACGTGTATCCTAACGAGCAGAACCTGCTCTGGAGCGTTTTAATCGTGGTGTACCCGTACATCACGGGTCTGGTGGCCGGCGCCTTCATTATGGCGTCGCTGGTGCGCGTGTTCAAGGTCAGCGCCTTGGAACCGGTTTATCGCATGTCGCTGTTGATTTCCTTTTCGTTTCTGCTGGTTGCGCCCTTGCCGCTCTTGTTCCACCTCGGGCATCCCGAGCGCTGTCTGGAGGTCATGATGACTCCGCATGTGAGTTCGCCGATGGCCATGTTCGGGTTTGTGTATGCCTGGTACATCATGGCGGTGCTCCTGTTGGAATTGTGGTTTGATTACCGCCGGGATTTCGTGATCTGGGGCAAGTCAACGCCCGGTTTTCAAGGATTTATGTATCGGCTGTTCACGCTGGGGGTGAACGATCTGTCGCCGGCGGCACTGCACTTGGATGAGACGATGGGCCGCGCCATTACCATTATCGGCATCCCGTCGGCGTTCCTGCTGCATGGGTATGTGGGCTTCATCTTTGGTTCCATCAAGGCCAATCCCTGGTGGGGAAATGTGCTGATGCCGGTCATCTTCATTTTCTCAGCCATCGTTTCAGGCATTGCCTTGTGCGTGGCCCTATATGTGGTGCTGACGCGTTTGCGGGGTCGCAAACTGGACGATGCCTGCCTGGACGAAATGGGTAAATTTTTATTTTACGCATTGCTGTTCGATTTTGCGATTGAAACGCTGGATTGGGTCCATCGCCTGTATTCGGCTGAGGAATCCATTCATGTGCTCAAACAACTGGCGTCCGGCAAGCTGTTCTACACCTTGCTGATTGGCCAGGCCTGTCTGGGTACGCTGTTGCCTTTCCTGCTGTTGGGCAGCACCCAATTGTTCCGTGCCCGGATTCCCATGGCGGTGCGCCGGGTCTTTTATTTTGTGAGCAGCCTGCTGATTGTCTGCGGGGTGCTGGCCATGCGCTGGAATGTGGTCATTGGCGGCCAGCTTTTCTCCAAAAGCTTGCGTGGTTTTACCACCTACAAGATGGAATTAGGCGGGCAGGAAGGCTGGCTGATGGCCGCTGCGCTGGTGCTGC